Proteins encoded by one window of Agelaius phoeniceus isolate bAgePho1 chromosome 5, bAgePho1.hap1, whole genome shotgun sequence:
- the IFRD1 gene encoding interferon-related developmental regulator 1, translating into MPKPKKRGSNHQRGAGGQPRNVQPFSDEDASIETMSHCSGFSDPASFTEDGPEVDEEATQEDLEYKLKGFIDLTLDKSAKTRQAALESLKSAFSSKILYEFIMERRMTLTDSIERCIKKGKSDEQCAAAGLACLLCVQMGSGIESEEIFKTLGPVLKKIVCDGTASIQARQACATCLGICCFIVTDDITELYSTMECLENIFMKAYQRDRDTNGVSSTHNTVLHVSALLAWTLLLTICPMNEVKKKIEMHLHKLPSLLSCDDLNMRIAAGETLALLFELARETDADFFYEDMDLLTEKLRALATDGNKHRAKVDKRKQRSVFRDVLRAVEERDFPTEMVKFGPERMYIDCWVKKQTYETFKEILGSGMQYHLQSNDFLRNVFELGPPVMLDAATLKTMKISRFERHLYNSAAFKARTKARSKCRDKRADVGEFF; encoded by the exons ATGCCCAAGCCTAAGAAGCGGGGGAGCAACCACCAGCGCGGAGCCG GTGGTCAGCCCAGAAATGTGCAGCCTTTTAGTGATGAAGATGCTTCAATTGAAACCATGAGCCACTGCAGTGGCTTCAGTGATCCTGCTAGCTTCACTGAGGATG GGCCTGAAGTTGATGAAGAAGCTACTCAAGAAGACTTAGAATACAAGTTGAAGGGATTTATTGATCTTACATTGGACAAGAG TGCAAAGACAAGACAAGCAGCCCTTGAAAGTCTGAAAAGTgcattttcttctaaaatacTATATGAATTTATCATGGAAAGGAGAATGACCCTAACTGATAGCATTGAGCGCTGCATAAAGAAAG GTAAGAGCGATGAACAgtgtgcagctgctgggctggcttGTCTTCTGTGTGTGCAGATGGGGTCAGGAATTGAAAGCGAGGAGATTTTTAAGACCCTTGGTCCAGTTCTGAAGAAGATTGTCTGTGATGGAACAGCCAGTATCCAGGCCAGACAGGCT TGTGCAACCTGCTTAGGGATTTGCTGTTTCATCGTGACCGATGACATTACG GAGCTGTACTCTACCATGGAATGCCTGGAAAACATCTTCATGAAGGCCTATCAGCGGGATAGAGACACTAATGGTGTATCAAGTACCCATAATACTGTGCTTCACGTCAGTGCTCTTTTGGCATGGACATTGTTGTTGACCATTTGTCCAATGAATGAAGTGAAGAAGAAAATTGAAAT GCACTTGCATAAACTTCCAAGCCTGCTGTCTTGTGATGATCTCAACATGAGAATAGCTGCTGGAGAAACACTAGCACTTCTGTTTGAACTGGCACGTGAAACAGATGCT GATTTCTTTTATGAAGATATGGACCTTCTAACAGAGAAGCTAAGAGCTCTGGCTACTGATGGAAACAAGCACCGGGCCAAAGTGGATAAAAGAAAGCAGCGATCTGTCTTCAGAGACGTTCTGCGGGCTGTTGAG GAGCGCGACTTCCCTACAGAGATGGTGAAGTTTGGGCCTGAGCGCATGTATATTGACTGCTGGGTTAAAAAACAAACTTATGAGACCTTCAAGGAGATTCTGGGCTCAGGGATGCAGTACCATTTGCAG TCAAATGACTTTCTTCGGAATGTGTTTGAGCTTGGTCCACCAGTAATGCTGGATGCTGCAACTCTTAAAACAATGAAGATATCCCGTTTTGAAAGG caCTTGTACAACTCTGCAGCATTCAAGGCTCGGACGAAGGCTAGAAGTAAATGTCGTGATAAAAGAGCAGATgtgggggaatttttttag